The following coding sequences lie in one Euhalothece natronophila Z-M001 genomic window:
- a CDS encoding DUF3747 domain-containing protein has translation MNLKKFTAVTTATSLAVILTAQVGNAQLFQAKDVEQDDHIAIAAPFGDGNYQLLVVEQLTDERQCWDESGSEPVVVEPLLQEFDFTGICGRATDTNGYSIRVDGRDMGQRYNLSVVERDDELLLVGRPRNRGEGEPMVVGRTHGLAEGEYLKFDLEPGWSFARRTFEDRTLGHYYLAKTTVDMPFADARQDLYVREIAQAVDKGFISGFEDETFRPTDQLTREQVVSMVINALEGIPELELAVSDQADSDPYPDVEANRWSSGRITWAKENDIIAGYDDGTFRPTDPVTRAELIVIENRAIEYVRNQLGETGELATTEDPINFADMSGHWAEDVVTQMSAYCGVASPLNEQGNDFAPNEPAQRNYAAAATVRMLDCLQSEEVATLDN, from the coding sequence ATGAATTTGAAAAAATTTACCGCCGTTACAACCGCAACCAGTCTCGCAGTTATTTTGACAGCACAAGTTGGTAATGCCCAGCTATTCCAAGCAAAAGATGTGGAACAAGATGATCACATTGCCATTGCTGCCCCCTTTGGCGATGGAAACTATCAGCTTTTAGTCGTAGAACAACTCACTGATGAACGACAATGTTGGGATGAAAGTGGTTCAGAACCCGTCGTTGTTGAACCCTTACTACAAGAATTTGACTTTACAGGAATTTGTGGACGGGCAACTGATACTAACGGTTATTCCATCCGAGTGGATGGGAGAGATATGGGGCAACGTTATAATCTCAGCGTAGTAGAACGAGATGATGAACTCCTTTTAGTGGGAAGACCCCGAAATCGAGGAGAAGGAGAGCCAATGGTCGTTGGGCGTACCCATGGCCTGGCAGAAGGAGAATATCTAAAATTTGATTTAGAGCCAGGTTGGAGTTTTGCCAGACGTACCTTTGAAGATCGAACCCTGGGTCACTACTATCTCGCAAAAACCACTGTTGATATGCCTTTTGCTGATGCCCGTCAAGACTTATATGTTCGTGAAATTGCCCAAGCTGTAGATAAGGGATTTATTTCTGGATTTGAAGATGAAACATTCCGTCCAACAGATCAATTGACTCGGGAACAGGTGGTCTCTATGGTGATTAATGCTTTAGAAGGAATCCCTGAATTAGAGCTAGCTGTATCAGATCAAGCCGATAGTGATCCTTATCCTGATGTAGAAGCAAATCGCTGGAGTTCTGGGCGTATTACTTGGGCAAAGGAAAATGATATTATTGCCGGTTACGATGATGGGACATTTCGCCCCACTGATCCTGTAACTCGCGCCGAATTAATTGTCATTGAAAACCGAGCCATTGAATATGTCCGCAACCAGTTAGGAGAAACAGGCGAATTAGCCACAACTGAGGATCCGATTAACTTTGCTGATATGAGTGGTCATTGGGCGGAGGATGTTGTAACTCAGATGTCTGCTTATTGTGGTGTTGCGTCTCCTTTAAATGAACAAGGAAATGACTTTGCGCCCAATGAACCAGCACAACGAAATTATGCAGCTGCTGCAACAGTGAGAATGCTGGACTGTTTGCAAAGTGAGGAAGTTGCCACTCTTGATAACTAG
- a CDS encoding permease has product MNQLSNTFTLFLSLLVEAFPFLLMGVILSSLILIFIDEASLVQSLPKNPILGALVGSVIGFLFPVCECGNVPVARRLLLQRIPISVAIGFLLAAPTINPIVIWSTWVAFRDQPQIVWLRILFSLIVAIIVSCIFSVQSDVKVLLQPTLAKQLKYYSKEVNSSSSSGGNDSPLLQSGTFLLSSAGQAVPFQAVATESVPQTKNLRYFLNKFDLKVFLDNMTQELRELGGILVLGSAFAASIQMFTPREVILGLGQSPVTSIFVMMLLAGLISICSTVDAFFALSFASTFTTSSLLAFLVFGPMIDLKSVGLMLSVFKPRIVFYLFLIAAQLIFILTLASYYLSS; this is encoded by the coding sequence ATTAATCAACTGTCCAATACGTTCACCTTATTTCTAAGTTTACTGGTAGAGGCGTTTCCTTTTTTATTAATGGGGGTAATTCTCTCTAGTCTTATTCTCATTTTTATTGATGAAGCTAGCTTAGTTCAATCTTTACCCAAAAATCCAATTCTAGGAGCTTTAGTGGGAAGTGTGATTGGATTTTTATTTCCTGTTTGTGAATGCGGAAATGTTCCCGTGGCAAGACGGTTGTTGTTACAGCGAATTCCAATTTCAGTTGCTATTGGTTTTTTATTAGCAGCCCCTACCATTAACCCGATTGTTATTTGGTCAACATGGGTTGCCTTTCGGGATCAACCGCAAATTGTTTGGTTACGCATTTTATTCTCTTTAATTGTGGCGATTATTGTGAGTTGTATTTTCAGTGTTCAAAGTGATGTTAAAGTTCTGCTACAGCCAACTTTAGCCAAGCAGTTGAAATACTATTCTAAGGAGGTTAATTCTTCTTCAAGTTCTGGTGGTAATGATTCCCCTTTATTACAATCAGGAACATTTTTACTAAGCAGTGCTGGTCAAGCTGTTCCGTTCCAAGCGGTTGCGACTGAGAGTGTTCCACAAACTAAAAATTTAAGGTACTTTCTCAATAAATTTGATCTGAAAGTTTTTCTTGATAATATGACCCAAGAGTTACGAGAATTAGGGGGAATTTTAGTTTTAGGAAGTGCTTTTGCTGCCAGCATTCAAATGTTTACCCCTCGGGAAGTCATTTTAGGGTTAGGACAAAGCCCAGTGACTTCAATTTTTGTGATGATGTTGCTGGCGGGCTTGATTTCAATTTGCTCAACAGTTGATGCTTTTTTTGCCCTGTCTTTTGCTTCCACTTTTACCACGAGCTCTTTGTTAGCTTTTCTTGTTTTTGGCCCCATGATTGATTTAAAAAGTGTGGGCTTAATGCTGTCAGTTTTTAAGCCTAGAATTGTGTTTTATTTGTTTTTGATTGCAGCGCAATTAATTTTTATTCTGACTCTTGCGTCTTATTACCTCTCTAGTTAA
- a CDS encoding Mo-dependent nitrogenase C-terminal domain-containing protein: protein MTSFAKISHTNSKEEVSTWIRGLLTVAWADGDFDLEEKHLITKITQEELTPDIKLNHVDLVSPEELAATLGKDKAVAENFLRTAVMVALADGVYSRAEADLLNSFCQALELDIEALKSLEHTLADNESVDVSEHLSSDNQNEPQDSENPSYDPLKPVRNWLDGMEIQDPRLARFICKLVPPQCPFERDIKLFGHKIVRIPPLCKLNPLYEQLMGLRFRALSFLAEECNEDVSKYC, encoded by the coding sequence ATGACTAGTTTTGCCAAAATTTCTCATACTAATTCTAAAGAAGAAGTGTCCACTTGGATTCGTGGTTTATTAACTGTAGCTTGGGCTGATGGAGATTTTGATTTAGAAGAAAAACATCTCATTACCAAAATTACCCAAGAAGAGTTAACCCCAGATATTAAACTGAATCATGTTGATTTAGTCAGCCCTGAAGAATTAGCCGCCACCTTGGGAAAAGACAAAGCTGTTGCTGAAAATTTCTTACGTACTGCGGTAATGGTTGCTTTAGCAGATGGGGTTTATTCTCGTGCGGAAGCAGATCTCCTTAATTCATTTTGTCAAGCGCTAGAGTTAGATATTGAAGCTCTCAAGTCTCTAGAGCATACCCTTGCTGATAACGAATCTGTAGATGTAAGTGAGCATTTATCCTCTGATAACCAAAATGAACCACAGGATTCAGAAAACCCCTCTTATGATCCCCTAAAACCTGTTCGGAATTGGTTGGATGGCATGGAAATTCAAGATCCACGCCTGGCAAGATTTATCTGTAAGTTAGTTCCACCCCAATGCCCCTTTGAACGTGATATTAAGCTCTTTGGTCACAAAATCGTGCGTATTCCGCCATTATGCAAATTGAATCCGTTGTACGAGCAACTAATGGGGCTAAGGTTTCGAGCTTTATCCTTCCTCGCTGAGGAATGTAATGAGGATGTTTCTAAGTATTGTTAA
- the pyrE gene encoding orotate phosphoribosyltransferase yields MNQSQLTNNHLNRSKQTLLHLLATEAYQEGEFTLSSGQKSTYYINCKPVSLSAGGSLAIGNLFLNLLPEDVQAVAGLTLGADPLVTAVTVASAYNNCPISGLIIRKQAKGHGTNAYLEGKQLPPKTKVVVLEDVVTTGKSALFAVEKLQTAGYEVTQILAIVDREQGGKELYQQEGIEFQALFSIAEVQAYARKLNNT; encoded by the coding sequence ATTAACCAATCACAATTGACCAATAACCATTTAAACCGCTCAAAACAAACCTTACTGCACCTTCTAGCGACAGAAGCGTATCAGGAAGGAGAATTTACTCTGTCTTCGGGGCAAAAAAGCACCTATTACATCAACTGCAAACCGGTTTCTCTCAGTGCAGGAGGATCTCTTGCAATTGGCAATCTCTTTTTAAATCTCCTCCCTGAAGATGTTCAAGCGGTTGCAGGCTTAACCTTAGGCGCAGATCCCTTAGTAACAGCAGTAACAGTTGCTTCTGCTTACAACAATTGTCCGATATCAGGGCTTATCATTCGTAAACAAGCAAAAGGGCACGGTACAAATGCCTACTTGGAAGGCAAACAACTCCCTCCTAAAACAAAAGTAGTTGTGTTAGAAGATGTAGTGACTACAGGAAAATCGGCTCTATTTGCCGTGGAAAAATTACAAACCGCAGGATATGAGGTAACTCAAATTCTAGCGATTGTTGACCGAGAACAAGGGGGAAAAGAACTTTATCAGCAAGAAGGAATTGAGTTTCAAGCTCTTTTTTCGATTGCGGAAGTGCAAGCCTATGCTCGCAAACTTAACAATACTTAG
- a CDS encoding response regulator, protein MSKIRVILIEDHDLTRIGIRTSLEQREEVEFLGEAVDAKQGLALIEEKQPDVAIVDIGLPDMDGIELTTHFKQAQAENEALQKVKILILTLQDSEEYVLAAFAAGADSYCMKDISFDLLLEALRVTKEGSSWIDPAIARLVISKAKTITPQQEEEVNTRQISASEPEYEQLMEAYPLTERELEVLQLIVEGASNAEIAEKLYITVGTVKTHVRNILNKLCADDRTQAAVRALRSGLVG, encoded by the coding sequence ATGAGTAAGATAAGAGTCATTTTAATTGAAGACCATGACTTGACTCGCATTGGCATTCGTACTTCTCTCGAGCAAAGGGAAGAAGTAGAATTTCTAGGCGAAGCTGTTGATGCAAAACAAGGATTGGCATTAATTGAAGAAAAACAGCCCGATGTCGCGATTGTGGATATTGGGCTACCTGATATGGATGGAATTGAGTTAACTACTCATTTCAAACAAGCTCAAGCCGAAAATGAGGCTCTACAAAAGGTAAAAATCCTGATTTTGACCTTGCAGGATAGTGAGGAATATGTGCTGGCAGCGTTTGCCGCTGGGGCAGACTCTTACTGCATGAAAGATATTAGCTTTGATTTGCTGTTAGAGGCTTTACGAGTTACGAAAGAGGGAAGTTCTTGGATTGATCCCGCGATCGCGCGTTTGGTGATTTCTAAAGCAAAAACCATTACCCCCCAACAAGAAGAAGAGGTAAACACACGCCAAATCAGTGCCTCAGAACCAGAATATGAGCAACTCATGGAAGCCTATCCCCTGACGGAGCGAGAATTAGAAGTCTTACAACTGATTGTGGAAGGGGCAAGTAACGCTGAAATTGCTGAAAAGCTCTATATCACTGTCGGAACGGTTAAAACACACGTTCGTAATATTCTCAATAAACTCTGTGCCGATGATCGCACCCAAGCCGCTGTTCGTGCCTTACGTTCCGGCTTAGTTGGATAG
- the grxD gene encoding Grx4 family monothiol glutaredoxin — protein sequence MSPEANQRIENLINNNKIAVFMKGNKLMPQCGFSNNVVQILNAMGVPYETYDVLEDPEVRQGIKEYSNWPTIPQVYVNGEFIGGCDIMIELYQNNELQQMLEVALAS from the coding sequence ATGTCACCAGAAGCAAACCAGCGGATTGAAAACCTAATCAACAATAACAAAATTGCCGTTTTCATGAAGGGAAACAAGTTAATGCCCCAGTGCGGGTTTTCTAACAATGTTGTCCAGATTTTAAATGCGATGGGCGTTCCCTATGAAACTTATGATGTTTTAGAGGATCCCGAAGTGCGGCAAGGCATTAAAGAATATTCCAACTGGCCGACGATTCCTCAAGTCTATGTAAATGGGGAATTTATTGGCGGTTGTGACATTATGATTGAGCTCTATCAAAATAATGAGTTACAACAAATGCTAGAAGTTGCCCTTGCCTCCTAA
- a CDS encoding BolA family protein — MITLEQVETMIKAKLPDAQVKVQDLTGGGDHLEAVVVSSEFEGKNRVKQHQMVYGALQEAMASEAIHALALKTYTPSAWEEAKTA, encoded by the coding sequence ATGATTACTTTAGAGCAAGTGGAAACAATGATCAAAGCGAAACTGCCAGACGCTCAAGTCAAAGTTCAAGACTTAACTGGTGGTGGTGACCATTTAGAAGCAGTGGTTGTTTCCTCCGAGTTTGAAGGAAAAAACCGTGTTAAGCAACATCAAATGGTCTATGGGGCTTTACAAGAAGCGATGGCTTCTGAGGCAATTCATGCCCTTGCCCTAAAAACTTATACTCCTTCAGCTTGGGAAGAAGCTAAAACGGCTTAA
- the psb34 gene encoding photosystem II assembly protein Psb34 — MPYTKEDGGRLNNFAVQPKMYVAEPPNKKQKRNYIVMGAISLLLVSGLVFVAFSIS, encoded by the coding sequence ATGCCATATACCAAAGAAGATGGGGGTCGCTTAAATAACTTTGCAGTGCAACCAAAAATGTATGTTGCTGAACCTCCTAATAAAAAGCAAAAACGGAATTACATTGTTATGGGAGCCATTTCATTGTTATTGGTGAGTGGCTTAGTCTTTGTTGCTTTCTCGATTTCTTAA
- a CDS encoding histidine kinase: MPLQLLLFIDERSSSQEHLQGIQNYLEALKEDYPFELQMVNVAEQPHLAENFRLVATPALVKIAPQPRQTIAGTNLVNQLEQCWSRWVQSAKQESQSDQESSSVSEAVTYSGELTRLSDEIFRLKQENQELNEQIRFKDQVLAMLAHDLRNPLTAASIALETLELTDQNPDQQKVEKIKKQIFRQAQTQFRIMNRMITDILQTAQGKDAELNIQPQKLNLQALSHEILDHFQDTLARKCLNVKKDLPQDVPEAHADPELIRQVIVNLLDNAVKYTSEKGTIKVSLLHRTSQKIQVTICDDGPGIPPEKRESIFEGRVRLKRDEAKEGYGLGLSLCRQVVRAHYGEIWVDSDTNRGSCFHFTLPVY; this comes from the coding sequence GTGCCACTTCAGTTGTTATTGTTCATTGATGAGCGTTCTAGCTCTCAAGAGCATCTTCAGGGAATCCAAAACTATCTTGAAGCTCTCAAAGAAGATTATCCCTTTGAACTGCAGATGGTTAATGTTGCGGAGCAACCTCACTTAGCTGAAAATTTTCGGTTAGTTGCAACACCTGCTTTAGTTAAAATTGCTCCTCAACCTCGTCAAACAATAGCTGGCACTAATTTAGTTAATCAGTTAGAGCAGTGTTGGTCACGATGGGTTCAAAGTGCAAAACAAGAGTCGCAATCAGATCAGGAGTCCTCATCAGTTTCTGAGGCAGTGACATATTCGGGAGAATTAACACGTCTTTCCGATGAAATTTTTCGTCTAAAACAAGAAAATCAGGAACTTAATGAGCAGATTCGCTTCAAAGATCAGGTATTAGCGATGTTAGCTCATGATTTGCGAAATCCTCTAACTGCGGCTTCGATCGCGCTGGAAACTTTAGAACTAACCGATCAAAATCCTGACCAACAGAAGGTGGAAAAAATCAAGAAACAAATTTTCCGCCAGGCGCAAACCCAGTTTCGCATCATGAATCGGATGATTACTGACATTTTGCAAACGGCTCAGGGAAAAGATGCAGAATTAAATATTCAACCGCAAAAACTCAATTTGCAAGCACTCAGTCATGAGATTTTAGACCACTTCCAGGATACTCTGGCTCGCAAATGTTTAAATGTTAAAAAAGATTTACCGCAAGATGTTCCTGAAGCCCATGCGGATCCAGAACTAATCCGACAAGTGATTGTTAATTTATTAGATAATGCAGTGAAATATACATCAGAGAAAGGGACTATTAAGGTTTCTCTCTTACATCGAACCTCCCAGAAAATTCAAGTGACAATTTGTGATGACGGACCAGGTATCCCTCCTGAAAAACGAGAAAGCATCTTTGAAGGGAGAGTACGTCTAAAACGAGATGAAGCCAAAGAAGGATATGGGCTAGGCTTATCTCTTTGTCGTCAAGTGGTACGCGCTCACTATGGAGAGATTTGGGTGGATAGTGACACAAACCGAGGCAGTTGCTTTCACTTTACTCTACCTGTTTACTAA
- a CDS encoding sigma-70 family RNA polymerase sigma factor, with protein MNSYFSTSWSNREASAASQVPTPVTQLSNQDLVLLCQQGIKPDRAAFSELLRRHQSYVEKLLYHLAPDWSDRADLVQEVWIRVYRNIQRLKEPVKFRGWLSRIATNLFYDELRKRKRGQNPLSLDAPRLVEDGEMSWEVPTHLPGPEQDLSNQEFYEELDRAIAQLPEIFRTTIVLREIQGYSYEEISSITGVSIGTVKSRIARARAKLQTVLMAYYKL; from the coding sequence ATGAATTCCTATTTTTCTACTTCTTGGTCAAATCGGGAAGCTTCAGCCGCTTCTCAAGTACCAACTCCCGTTACACAACTCTCAAATCAGGATTTGGTTTTACTCTGTCAACAGGGAATTAAGCCCGATCGCGCAGCCTTTTCTGAGCTCTTACGCCGTCATCAAAGTTATGTGGAAAAGTTACTCTACCATTTAGCCCCAGATTGGTCTGATCGGGCTGATTTAGTGCAAGAGGTTTGGATCCGAGTTTATCGTAATATCCAACGCCTGAAAGAACCGGTTAAGTTTCGAGGTTGGCTCAGTCGTATTGCTACTAATTTATTTTACGATGAATTACGTAAACGAAAGCGAGGGCAAAATCCTCTTTCTCTAGATGCTCCCCGTTTAGTGGAGGATGGGGAAATGAGCTGGGAAGTACCCACCCATTTACCAGGCCCTGAGCAAGATTTGAGCAATCAAGAGTTTTATGAGGAATTAGATCGCGCGATCGCGCAGTTACCAGAAATCTTCCGCACTACTATTGTTTTACGAGAAATTCAGGGATATTCCTATGAAGAAATCAGTAGTATTACGGGAGTTTCTATTGGAACGGTGAAATCAAGAATCGCTCGCGCCAGAGCAAAATTACAAACTGTCTTGATGGCTTATTATAAATTATAA
- a CDS encoding anti-sigma factor family protein produces the protein MNDLDYFELLSAYLDGELTSDENQKVEQWLSQDLQAQKTYKYLSQLRYHLQKASAPVSSFSTDQLTEQVITESQQQTWQEVKLWAKRILLVVFVAATSGAFAWRASPSFRLAESQPSETSPASGLMISVDQPILDIPTYPDSTSSHNLEGSFNYY, from the coding sequence ATGAACGATCTAGATTATTTTGAGTTATTAAGTGCTTACCTTGATGGAGAACTTACCTCAGATGAAAACCAAAAAGTTGAACAGTGGTTAAGTCAAGATCTGCAAGCTCAAAAAACCTATAAATATCTCTCACAGCTACGTTATCACCTACAAAAAGCCTCTGCTCCAGTCTCGTCATTTTCCACGGACCAATTAACCGAACAGGTTATCACTGAATCTCAACAGCAAACTTGGCAAGAAGTGAAGTTATGGGCAAAACGAATATTACTTGTAGTCTTTGTTGCCGCAACATCAGGAGCTTTTGCTTGGAGGGCTTCTCCTTCTTTTCGCCTTGCTGAATCTCAGCCATCTGAAACCTCTCCAGCTTCAGGCTTAATGATTAGTGTAGATCAGCCTATCCTTGACATTCCAACTTATCCTGACTCTACCTCTTCTCATAATCTAGAAGGGAGTTTTAATTACTATTAA
- a CDS encoding thiamine phosphate synthase: MHPLTSETVAIYRILDANLDRAREGIRIIEEWCRFSLDCSTLAQTCKEIRQTLASWHTEELRNARNTPDDCGTSLTHPQEEIRHSPQQILHINLARTQEALRVLEEYGKLYDPLMGSQCKQMRYQIYTLESHLFATSPQEKLRSARLYLVTSPTDKIYDIVKAALQGGLPLVQYRNKEADDTIQIREGKQLCELCHEYNALFLMNDRADLALAVNADGVHLGQQDLPIATARKILGANKIIGRSTTNPHEMENAIKEGADYIGVGPVYETPTKPGKKATGLDYVRYAAKHSPIPWFAIGGINADNIKNVIQAQAHGVAIVRAIMAASDPKSVTETLIRYAQ; this comes from the coding sequence ATGCACCCTCTGACTTCGGAAACTGTTGCCATTTACCGTATTTTAGATGCTAACCTCGATCGCGCTCGTGAAGGCATCCGTATCATTGAAGAATGGTGTCGTTTTTCCCTTGATTGCTCTACCCTAGCACAAACCTGTAAAGAAATCCGTCAAACCCTTGCTAGCTGGCACACAGAAGAACTGCGAAACGCCAGAAATACTCCTGACGATTGTGGAACAAGCCTCACCCATCCCCAAGAAGAAATCCGCCACAGCCCTCAACAAATCTTACATATTAACCTCGCCCGTACCCAAGAAGCCCTGCGTGTCTTAGAAGAATATGGGAAACTCTACGATCCCCTTATGGGAAGTCAATGCAAACAGATGCGCTATCAAATTTACACCCTAGAAAGCCATCTCTTTGCCACCTCTCCTCAAGAAAAGCTGAGATCAGCACGACTCTATCTCGTTACATCTCCCACAGACAAAATTTATGACATTGTTAAAGCCGCCTTACAAGGAGGACTCCCCCTTGTTCAGTATCGCAATAAAGAAGCCGATGATACGATTCAAATTAGGGAAGGAAAGCAACTTTGTGAGCTTTGCCATGAATATAACGCCTTATTCCTAATGAACGATCGCGCTGATCTTGCCCTCGCCGTCAACGCTGATGGAGTCCACTTAGGACAACAAGACCTCCCCATTGCCACCGCCCGTAAAATTTTAGGTGCAAACAAAATTATTGGACGCTCTACCACAAACCCCCATGAAATGGAAAACGCCATTAAAGAAGGAGCAGACTATATCGGAGTTGGGCCCGTGTATGAAACCCCAACTAAACCGGGAAAAAAAGCCACAGGATTAGACTATGTGCGATACGCCGCCAAACATTCTCCCATTCCTTGGTTTGCCATTGGTGGAATTAACGCTGATAATATAAAAAATGTCATCCAAGCCCAAGCTCACGGAGTTGCTATTGTCCGCGCCATTATGGCAGCGTCAGACCCAAAAAGTGTAACCGAAACCTTAATTCGCTATGCCCAATGA
- the thiS gene encoding sulfur carrier protein ThiS, protein MPNDPITLTINGDTVTCPPEIPITDVITKFNYNPRLVAIEYNGEILHRQHWATTLVQEGDQLEIVTIVGGGSLKNSPS, encoded by the coding sequence ATGCCCAATGACCCCATCACCCTGACCATCAACGGCGATACGGTAACTTGTCCCCCTGAAATCCCCATTACTGATGTCATTACTAAATTTAACTATAATCCGCGTCTAGTTGCCATTGAATACAACGGTGAAATCCTCCATCGCCAGCACTGGGCAACAACCCTTGTTCAAGAAGGTGACCAACTAGAAATTGTAACCATTGTCGGTGGTGGTTCGCTGAAAAATTCTCCATCATAA
- a CDS encoding DUF1517 domain-containing protein yields MFRNISWKRFLKSVALVTLALTFIFTNVSSALASPSSERTDSINKATLENSIESEALIARRSGGRIGGGGFSRPSPSSPSRGGGSRGGGFGGGFGFPFLLPFFGFGGFGSIFTILIFFAVANFLVRSFQNSGFGGGGDGGVATTNPKVTVSKVQVGLLADAKELQQELNDLAQKSDTGTASGRARVLQEGTLALLRHPEYWVYAKSESNVSRLEEAEAQFNRLALSERSKYSEETLSNVESQFRRSESETTTAESPAEYIVVTILAGVQGKSELPDVKNADNLRQALRQLGSASSDTLLAVEIIWTPQAEGDTLSNDDLLATYPDLQPL; encoded by the coding sequence ATGTTTCGGAACATTTCTTGGAAACGCTTTTTAAAGTCAGTGGCTTTAGTTACCCTTGCCTTAACCTTTATCTTTACCAATGTTAGCAGTGCCTTAGCTTCCCCTAGCAGCGAACGCACTGACAGCATAAATAAAGCCACCTTAGAAAATTCGATTGAATCAGAGGCCTTAATTGCCCGTCGTAGTGGCGGACGCATTGGTGGTGGTGGCTTTAGTCGTCCGAGTCCGAGTTCGCCCTCTCGCGGAGGTGGTTCTCGCGGTGGTGGCTTTGGTGGCGGCTTTGGCTTCCCCTTTCTCTTACCCTTCTTTGGCTTTGGCGGCTTTGGCAGTATCTTTACCATTCTCATTTTCTTTGCCGTTGCCAACTTCTTAGTGCGTAGCTTCCAAAATTCTGGCTTCGGCGGTGGTGGTGATGGAGGAGTTGCCACCACTAATCCCAAAGTTACCGTCAGTAAAGTACAAGTGGGATTACTCGCCGATGCAAAAGAACTACAACAAGAACTCAATGATCTGGCGCAAAAATCAGATACGGGTACAGCAAGCGGTCGCGCTAGAGTCTTACAAGAAGGAACCCTTGCCCTTTTACGCCATCCTGAATATTGGGTTTATGCTAAAAGTGAATCCAACGTTTCCCGACTAGAAGAAGCAGAAGCCCAGTTTAATCGTCTTGCGCTTTCTGAACGCAGCAAATATAGTGAAGAAACTCTCTCTAATGTTGAAAGCCAATTCCGTCGTAGTGAGAGTGAAACCACAACTGCCGAGTCGCCAGCAGAATACATTGTGGTAACGATTTTAGCTGGTGTGCAAGGGAAATCAGAGCTTCCTGATGTCAAAAATGCTGACAACCTGCGTCAAGCCTTACGTCAACTAGGGAGTGCCAGCAGTGATACTCTCTTGGCTGTTGAAATTATCTGGACTCCTCAAGCAGAAGGGGATACTCTGTCTAACGATGATCTTTTAGCAACTTATCCTGATTTACAGCCTCTGTAA